One part of the Sorangiineae bacterium MSr11954 genome encodes these proteins:
- a CDS encoding NAD(P)H-binding protein gives MNDTRTMAVFGATGKVGGRAVAKLRARGLRVRAVLRDASKGDAFWQGGCEVALADLYDAGAVARALAGADGALFVCPLRLDAPDVAADAQRIIEATAQAIEAARPRHVVAISDYGAHVPEGTGITMIFRRLEARLGPLPVATTFVRSAEHMQNWKRHLHAARARGVLPSLHHPLTKLYPTVSAFDVGDVAADLLAAGAREGAAGEGEGAAPGNPRVVHVEGPQRYSSLDLERAMEAVLGRPVRAQAIPREGWASALAAGGLAESYAGLVMQLFDAHNAGRIDAEPGAADVRRGTTELSKALGDLLRADA, from the coding sequence ATGAACGACACGAGGACGATGGCGGTGTTTGGTGCGACCGGCAAGGTCGGTGGAAGGGCCGTGGCGAAGCTGCGCGCGCGCGGCCTTCGCGTGCGCGCCGTGCTGCGCGACGCAAGCAAGGGCGATGCGTTCTGGCAGGGCGGCTGCGAGGTGGCGCTCGCGGATCTCTACGACGCCGGCGCGGTGGCGCGCGCGCTGGCGGGGGCGGACGGGGCGTTGTTCGTCTGCCCGCTGCGGCTGGATGCGCCCGACGTCGCGGCCGACGCGCAGCGCATCATCGAAGCCACGGCGCAGGCCATCGAGGCCGCGAGGCCGCGCCATGTGGTGGCCATATCCGATTATGGCGCCCACGTGCCCGAGGGCACCGGCATCACCATGATCTTCCGCAGGCTCGAGGCGCGCCTCGGTCCCCTCCCCGTGGCCACCACCTTCGTGCGCTCCGCGGAGCATATGCAAAATTGGAAACGCCATTTGCACGCGGCGCGCGCGCGCGGGGTGCTGCCGAGCCTCCACCACCCGCTCACGAAGCTCTATCCGACGGTCTCGGCGTTCGACGTGGGCGACGTGGCCGCCGATCTCCTCGCCGCCGGCGCGCGCGAGGGCGCCGCGGGCGAAGGCGAGGGCGCCGCCCCCGGCAATCCGCGCGTGGTGCACGTGGAGGGTCCGCAGCGTTACTCGAGCCTCGACCTGGAGCGAGCGATGGAAGCGGTGCTCGGACGCCCCGTGCGCGCGCAGGCCATCCCGCGCGAGGGCTGGGCTTCGGCGCTCGCCGCGGGCGGCTTGGCCGAGAGCTATGCGGGGCTGGTGATGCAGCTGTTCGACGCCCACAACGCCGGTCGCATCGACGCGGAGCCCGGCGCCGCCGACGTGCGCCGCGGAACGACGGAGCTGTCGAAGGCGCTCGGCGACTTGCTGCGCGCCGATGCGTAG